One Lucilia cuprina isolate Lc7/37 chromosome 4, ASM2204524v1, whole genome shotgun sequence DNA segment encodes these proteins:
- the LOC111676103 gene encoding uncharacterized histidine-rich protein DDB_G0274557-like yields the protein MFTEQAVVHASQSMTSLTLNTNTTQSPNQNLNQQNQQQQTKQQQQDKYNFHYHHHHHHSPHHSSSSQQNTPQQQHHSHQHNHNYHRQNKQVHTLPSSLPTSMESSILRRNSIIEHCSCGLTFKVDKNTNNIITSSTSLLTLNTIYNENPTLIDQINNQGSLTQSQNILQDAKHHQKHRQQQSQQHHQSINKHNYHLQQQQHHHAHHCHHYKTPTSGGTVTAATAPVTIPRYKPSEPPEIHTHEYFSQESQSQDHTTTITNTTASSAASINASFTTPHSHGCRHSHVHAQTDFSYGQR from the coding sequence ATGTTTACCGAACAAGCAGTCGTACATGCATCCCAATCAATGACTTCCTTAACATTAAATACGAACACCACACAATCACCCAATCAAAATCTTAATCAAcaaaatcaacagcaacaaaccaaacaacaacagcaagacAAATATAActttcattatcatcatcatcaccaccacTCTCCTCATCATTCATCATCCTCTCAACAAAATACTCCACAGCAGCAGCATCATTCACATCAGCACAACCATAATTATCATCGCCAAAACAAACAAGTACATACACTGCCCTCATCTCTGCCAACTTCTATGGAATCATCAATTTTACGTCGGAATTCAATTATAGAACATTGTTCCTGTGGTCTTACATTTAAAGttgataaaaatacaaataacattATAACATCATCCACATCACTGCTAACGCTCAATACAATATACAACGAAAATCCAACATTAATTGATCAAATAAACAATCAGGGATCCCTAACACAATCGCAGAATATACTTCAGGATGCAAAACACCATCAGAAACATCGACAACAGCAatcacaacaacatcatcagtccattaataaacacaattatcatctacaacagcaacaacatcatcatgcACATCACTGTCATCATTATAAAACTCCAACATCAGGTGGAACAGTAACTGCTGCAACTGCTCCAGTAACGATACCTCGTTACAAACCATCAGAACCACCGGAAATTCATACTCATGAATATTTCTCACAAGAATCTCAATCACAAGATCACACCACAACAATCACAAATACGACTGCATCATCAGCAGCATCTATAAATGCTTCTTTTACTACACCACATTCGCATGGTTGTCGTCACTCACATGTTCATGCCCAAACCGATTTCTCATATGGTCAGCGATGA